Proteins co-encoded in one Arachis stenosperma cultivar V10309 chromosome 7, arast.V10309.gnm1.PFL2, whole genome shotgun sequence genomic window:
- the LOC130940496 gene encoding glycine-rich protein-like isoform X2, protein MGSKVATLMLGLLAMVLLISAEVAEVSSNKVGKEANEVGNAKYEGYGGGGGYGGGYCMYGCCRRGYYGGCRRCCYYAGEAPEPDEVKPQN, encoded by the exons ATGGGTTCAAAAGTAGCAACACTCATGCTAGGCCTCTTGGCCATGGTTCTTCTTATCTCCGCAGAGGTGGCTGAAGTTTCTTCTAATAAAG TTGGTAAAGAGGCAAATGAAGTGGGCAATGCCAAGTATGAAGGATACGGTGGTGGTGGCGGCTACGGAGGAGGGTATTGCATGTATGGATGCTGTCGCCGCGGATACTACGGCGGGTGCAGGCGGTGCTGCTATTATGCCGGTGAAGCTCCTGAACCAGACGAAGTTAAACCTCAGAACTAA
- the LOC130940496 gene encoding glycine-rich protein-like isoform X1 has product MGSKVATLMLGLLAMVLLISAEVAEVSSNKDAVGKEANEVGNAKYEGYGGGGGYGGGYCMYGCCRRGYYGGCRRCCYYAGEAPEPDEVKPQN; this is encoded by the exons ATGGGTTCAAAAGTAGCAACACTCATGCTAGGCCTCTTGGCCATGGTTCTTCTTATCTCCGCAGAGGTGGCTGAAGTTTCTTCTAATAAAG ATGCAGTTGGTAAAGAGGCAAATGAAGTGGGCAATGCCAAGTATGAAGGATACGGTGGTGGTGGCGGCTACGGAGGAGGGTATTGCATGTATGGATGCTGTCGCCGCGGATACTACGGCGGGTGCAGGCGGTGCTGCTATTATGCCGGTGAAGCTCCTGAACCAGACGAAGTTAAACCTCAGAACTAA